The Dermacentor albipictus isolate Rhodes 1998 colony chromosome 2, USDA_Dalb.pri_finalv2, whole genome shotgun sequence genome has a segment encoding these proteins:
- the LOC135909032 gene encoding endothelin-converting enzyme 1-like, translating into MLPSFQHQDDKSKRRPRARTSSASSNGRASSLRSISTGKLEGTRHFPSNPNQRAPADAPLDSALLRGATSATGSVAEIPANEPPKSKRRLSFYDAVQPTTPNITAPQEQQDGSTEHGTCKWGIASTTEAPFSVEPVTTDGRPTKARAVAEAEDKPPPRERQTSQPTQALESVAGARSIKAAATSSTSNNEAAETTLTAEVRSAKLPPGTVKARTRSGSTVTLAVPIDAASRSGHSVKSSTQDSGSQREHSFSSFIRGLKTLSRERIAEQRARRRGRKSSIWDSEHGQRGSRIVVRVAGITITKQQILLMAILIFIVTTVTTAIVILYRREQETAPTKPYCKTKDCLDHAWRLSDKLNSSLDPCQNFGAYVCSAWSPPKGYLEHSNSAMDDVRKSWFPLLENILREGAKIIRVGHKPLLMYATCMGDSKQYGSNVDIFWKFLKECRLSWPEEPESSDTSALDVLITLAFKWQVLLFFQLRLLRLRPAQNWRLTLDPGPLIPLMYQHHLTIKNTGGYAKYWAAFFYNLKASYDKDATINQTLIQTTMMLEGDVFRRLLFAMRPLVVQQLLVPIAKIRFYTPHLDSKQWLRALKQLELQPEIESNDQVLIADKNFFQTMAAVMASYTDTQLLSLIAWSCVQLLAPAVDLQLLKYRYDQGIILYRPYFCERFVETAYRLLVVALTSVSRFSRQERTVISANFDHLVAIASALVNATDWLDAENRQLASMKLASTRMQLWPPEHFLKNEALDRMYAAFPSAELPFAEYWMQSSRSAADTYHASANIDVLSYAVNYELPYLLYDAASGAVKVAVGAITPPLYYSEGTKAMFYGGLGFSMAVNLVASMDKQGLRWHPNGIFGDSFLSHAAFRAFQDRDGCLATAEEAAVVDYPTYQTRPGSRTSIFPEIPALEVAYAAYRRSISESHDDSPQGISRNLSGDQVFSMTMCYMTCSLPGGVGPHTFDCSKAVSNSDAFAQAFQCPYGSKMNPKKKCTFFTR; encoded by the exons ATGCTTCCGAGCTTTCAGCATCAAGACGATAAGAGCAAGAGGCGGCCTCGTGCTCGAACAAGCTCCGCGAGCTCCAATGGACGCGCATCTTCTCTGAGATCCATTTCCACTGGCAAGCTTGAAGGGACCCGGCACTTTCCGAGCAATCCCAATCAAAGAGCTCCCGCGGACGCCCCGTTGGATTCAGCTCTACTGAGAGGCGCGACCAGCGCCACCGGGTCGGTCGCTGAAATTCCCGCAAACGAACCTCCTAAAAGTAAGCGAAGACTGTCGTTTTACGACGCCGTCCAGCCCACTACACCCAACATCACCGCACCTCAGGAACAACAGGACGGTAGCACCGAACATGGCACGTGCAAATGGGGCATCGCCTCTACGACGGAAGCGCCTTTTTCAGTAGAACCAGTAACCACCGATGGGCGTCCAACAAAAGCTCGAGCAGTCGCCGAAGCGGAGGACAAGCCTCCTCCAAGAGAACGCCAAACCTCGCAGCCGACACAGGCACTAGAGTCTGTTGCCGGTGCTCGGTCGATCAAAGCCGCTGCGACATCTTCCACATCGAACAACGAAGCAGCCGAGACAACGCTGACGGCCGAAGTCCGCAGTGCAAAGCTACCGCCTGGTACGGTTAAGGCGAGGACACGCTCCGGCTCTACCGTCACTCTGGCGGTGCCCATCGACGCGGCCTCGAGAAGCGGACACTCAGTAAAGTCGTCGACGCAAGACTCGGGGTCCCAGCGCGAGCATTCGTTCTCGTCCTTCATTAGAGGTCTCAAGACGTTGAGCAGAGAACGCATTGCAGAGCAGCGGGCCAGGCGACGAGGAAGGAAGTCTTCGATCTGGGACTCGGAACAC GGGCAGCGCGGTTCAAGGATAGTGGTCAGAGTAGCAGGGATCACCATCACAAAGCAGCAAATCCTCCTCATGGCCATCTTAATTTTCATAGTGACAACCGTGACAACCGCCATCGTCATCCTGTACAGACGAGAGCAAGAAACTGCTCCGACAAAGCCGTACTGCAAGACCAAAGATTGCCTCGATCACGCCTGGCGCCTTTCCGATAAACTAAATAGCAGCCTCGATCCCTGCCAAAACTTCGGGGCTTACGTCTGTTCCGCTTGGTCCCCACCAAAGGGCTACCTTGAgcactctaactcagcaatggaTGACGTACGGAAATCTTGGTTCCCACTATTGGAAAATATTCTTAGAGAAGGCGCCAAGATAATTCGGGTTGGCCACAAGCCTCTACTCATGTACGCCACATGCATGGGCGACAGTAAACAGTACGGCTCGAACGTGGATATCTTCTGGAAGTTCCTAAAGGAGTGCAGACTTTCGTGGCCGGAAGAGCCAGAGTCAAGTGACACCAGCGCCCTCGATGTACTGATAACGCTCGCGTTCAAGTGgcaggttttacttttctttcaaTTGAGACTACTGCGCTTGAGACCCGCACAGAATTGGCGTTTGACTTTAGATCCAGGCCCACTTATACCGCTAATGTACCAGCATCATCTCACGATCAAAAATACCGGCGGATACGCCAAGTACTGGGCAGCGTTCTTCTACAACCTCAAGGCAAGCTATGACAAGGACGCGACGATAAACCAGACGCTCATACAGACAACGATGATGTTGGAAGGGGACGTCTTTAGAAGACTCCTATTCGCCATGCGTCCACTTGTAGTCCAACAACTACTGGTGCCAATCGCCAAGATTAGATTCTACACTCCGCATCTGGACTCGAAGCAGTGGCTACGGGCATTGAAGCAGTTGGAGCTTCAGCCTGAGATAGAATCCAACGACCAGGTTCTCATAGCCGACAAAAACTTCTTCCAGACCATGGCGGCCGTGATGGCCTCGTACACGGACACCCAGCTGCTGTCCCTTATTGCGTGGTCTTGCGTGCAGCTCCTGGCACCGGCAGTGGATTTGCAGCTGCTGAAGTACCGGTACGACCAAGGCATCATACTTTACCGGCCATACTTCTGCGAACGTTTTGTCGAGACCGCCTACCGACTCCTCGTGGTTGCTCTGACCTCTGTGTCGCGTTTCTCAAGACAGGAACGCACCGTCATCTCTgcaaacttcgaccacctggttgCAATCGCCAGCGCTTTGGTCAACGCCACAGACTGGCTGGATGCTGAGAACCGACAACTTGCCTCTATGAAGCTGGCTTCGACGCGCATGCAGCTGTGGCCCCCAGAGCATTTCCTGAAGAACGAGGCACTCGACCGCATGTACGCGGCTTTTCCCAGCGCCGAATTGCCGTTTGCAGAATATTGGATGCAATCGAGTCGGTCTGCCGCTGATACGTACCATGCGAGTGCCAATATCGACGTCTTGAGCTACGCGGTGAACTACGAACTGCCGTACCTCTTATACGATGCAGCGAGTGGCGCAGTGAAGGTAGCTGTGGGTGCCATTACTCCGCCCCTGTACTACTCTGAAGGGACCAAAGCTATGTTCTACGGAGGACTCGGATTCTCCATGGCGGTGAATCTCGTCGCATCCATGGACAAACAGGGACTGCGGTGGCATCCAAACGGCATTTTCGGCGACTCCTTTTTGTCCCA CGCTGCTTTTCGAGCGTTCCAAGACCGGGACGGCTGCCTGGCGACTGCAGAGGAGGCTGCCGTCGTTGACTACCCCACCTATCAGACCCGACCAGGCTCCAGGACCAGCATCTTCCCCGAGATTCCCGCGCTCGAAGTGGCCTACGCAGCGTACAGGCGTTCCATCAGCGAAAGCCACGACGACAGTCCGCAGGGTATTTCCCGGAATCTCTCAGGCGATCAGGTTTTCTCCATGACTATGTGCTACATGACGTGCAGCCTTCCCGGAGGCGTGGGTCCGCACACGTTTGACTGCAGTAAGGCTGTGAGCAATTCGGATGCATTCGCGCAGGCTTTTCAATGCCCGTACGGATCAAAAATGAATCCCAAGAAGAAGTGCACATTCTTCACCCGATAA